The following are encoded together in the Ezakiella massiliensis genome:
- a CDS encoding GNAT family N-acetyltransferase — translation MDKKEYLEKPTAASALSFWKACNFKTPAHIKVLNENEFNPGLLETHTDEVYFKLVHYLNYVGKQFISDDFIFAKASTADFANHINSCYEEEGLTVSELESYKKKPVYDEELWICLYDKKNDAIAATGIAEFDNKIKEGYLDWIQVSEQYRGQGLGKAIVYELLRRLRKKANFVTVSGRVDNKTKPDKLYENCGFEDKILWHILREKN, via the coding sequence ATGGATAAAAAAGAATATTTAGAGAAACCAACGGCTGCCTCTGCCTTATCATTTTGGAAGGCATGTAACTTTAAAACTCCTGCTCATATTAAAGTCCTGAATGAAAATGAATTTAACCCTGGCTTATTGGAAACACACACTGATGAAGTCTACTTTAAGTTAGTACATTATCTAAATTATGTAGGCAAACAGTTTATTTCTGATGACTTTATATTTGCTAAAGCTAGCACTGCTGATTTTGCAAATCATATAAATTCATGCTATGAGGAAGAGGGATTAACAGTTAGTGAACTGGAATCTTATAAAAAGAAGCCAGTTTACGATGAAGAGCTATGGATCTGCTTATATGATAAGAAAAACGATGCTATAGCTGCTACAGGTATTGCTGAATTTGATAATAAAATCAAAGAAGGATATTTAGATTGGATTCAAGTATCTGAACAATATAGAGGACAAGGGTTAGGAAAAGCTATTGTTTATGAACTACTTCGAAGACTCAGGAAGAAGGCAAATTTTGTCACAGTTTCAGGCAGAGTAGATAATAAAACTAAACCAGATAAATTGTATGAAAACTGTGGCTTCGAAGATAAAATTTTATGGCATATTCTTAGAGAGAAAAATTGA
- a CDS encoding M18 family aminopeptidase yields MDIKTFFDKSKLNFEAMDNLSAMLDEAGFERLNEEDKWDLKTGGKYYVIKNETSLFAFRMGKDSKNGFTIVGSHSDSPGFRIKPNPEMVKEDVVVLNTEVYGGPLLYTWFDRPLSIGGKVTVDSGDPLKPRVIKYRSKENLMVIPSVAIHMNREANKGWEINPQEHTLPVVGLDKDFKLIPYIEKEISEKIISHELYLINDNDFEYVGVNDDFFMTGRIDNLGMAFASVNAIINAKGGDKTAVAYVSDNEEIGSMTAQGAFAPFFRDTLERIVVATGGNFEDFRIALKNSFMISADQAHAAHPNFGKVADPTNRPRMNEGPVIKVAANGAYTSDANSIAVFRSLAKIAGVKTQTFVNRSDKRGGSTIASITTSKIDIPIVDVGNPVWGMHSAVETGGVKDQEAMEKIMTTLFEQ; encoded by the coding sequence ATGGATATAAAAACATTTTTTGACAAGTCAAAACTAAATTTTGAAGCCATGGACAATTTATCAGCCATGCTTGATGAAGCCGGCTTTGAAAGATTAAACGAAGAAGACAAGTGGGATTTAAAAACTGGCGGCAAATACTATGTAATAAAAAATGAAACTTCTCTCTTTGCCTTTAGAATGGGCAAGGACAGTAAAAATGGTTTCACAATCGTAGGCAGCCACTCGGATTCCCCTGGCTTTAGGATTAAACCCAATCCAGAAATGGTCAAGGAAGATGTCGTCGTCTTAAACACAGAAGTTTACGGCGGACCACTTCTATACACCTGGTTTGACAGGCCACTTTCAATCGGCGGCAAGGTCACAGTAGATTCTGGCGACCCTTTAAAGCCAAGGGTCATCAAGTACAGGTCCAAGGAAAATTTAATGGTCATCCCATCAGTTGCAATTCACATGAATCGCGAAGCCAACAAGGGCTGGGAAATAAATCCCCAAGAGCACACCCTTCCAGTTGTTGGATTAGACAAGGACTTCAAATTGATCCCTTATATTGAAAAGGAAATCAGCGAAAAAATAATCTCCCACGAACTCTATTTAATTAACGACAACGATTTTGAATACGTAGGAGTAAATGACGACTTCTTTATGACAGGCAGGATCGACAACCTAGGCATGGCCTTTGCAAGTGTAAACGCCATCATAAATGCCAAGGGCGGAGACAAAACCGCAGTCGCCTATGTATCGGACAACGAAGAAATCGGATCAATGACAGCCCAAGGTGCCTTTGCCCCATTCTTTAGAGACACACTTGAACGCATAGTCGTGGCCACAGGCGGAAATTTTGAAGACTTTAGAATAGCCCTCAAAAATTCCTTTATGATCTCAGCCGACCAAGCCCACGCAGCCCATCCAAACTTTGGAAAAGTTGCCGACCCGACCAACCGCCCACGCATGAACGAAGGGCCAGTTATCAAGGTCGCAGCAAACGGCGCTTACACATCGGATGCAAATTCCATTGCAGTCTTTAGAAGCCTGGCAAAAATTGCTGGCGTCAAAACCCAAACCTTTGTAAACCGTTCAGACAAACGCGGCGGATCAACCATCGCCTCAATCACCACATCCAAGATCGACATACCAATAGTCGACGTAGGAAACCCAGTCTGGGGCATGCACTCCGCAGTCGAAACCGGCGGCGTCAAAGACCAAGAAGCCATGGAAAAAATCATGACCACCTTGTTTGAACAATAA
- a CDS encoding glutathione S-transferase N-terminal domain-containing protein, which produces MDLKLYYKPECPFCKKVLRFMEKNDIELELKNIHDEENKKFLVEKGGMNQVPCLFIDGKAMYESDDIIEFLKEKFNK; this is translated from the coding sequence ATGGACTTAAAATTATATTACAAACCCGAATGCCCATTTTGCAAAAAAGTTTTACGCTTTATGGAAAAGAACGATATCGAACTCGAACTAAAAAATATTCACGATGAAGAAAATAAAAAATTCCTCGTTGAAAAAGGCGGCATGAACCAAGTGCCCTGCCTCTTTATCGATGGCAAGGCCATGTACGAATCAGACGATATCATTGAGTTTTTAAAGGAAAAATTCAACAAATAG
- a CDS encoding leucyl aminopeptidase, which produces MKIYIKDTEDLKVRFIASDKEDICCDKVKNLFDKKFFTGDLGEVFLDLDEGKPSLFVGLGKMADYSLDNMKIAGLKAGQKLAKIGAEKVMLKFCSKAEDKNEQVLAVLEGILNSTYSFDNYKSKKSDPCKLSEINICPKCAENLKDADINELLDKWAGIVFARDLVNTPANDMTPSILAENAQSLKELGVDVKVYGQKEIEGFDMKAYLSVARGSNEEPKLIVMEYMKGEGAPIVLVGKGLTYDSGGYSLKPSDGMKTMKSDMGGSAAVIGAMKAIAKSGLKKNVVAIVAACENMLDGGAYKPGDIIGSMKGLTIEVDNTDAEGRLTLADAVHYGEKNYKPKMIIDLATLTGACLVAVGQHYSGVIGRCDKCINTVLDAAKAEGEKAWGLPYGKDFQELNKSEIADIKNTGGRFGGSSSAGEFVGAFLEPSTPWAHVDIAGPAFNSAPYRYEPAGATGHMVKTLYRIVKES; this is translated from the coding sequence ATGAAGATTTATATTAAAGACACTGAAGATTTAAAAGTTAGATTTATCGCATCAGACAAAGAAGACATTTGCTGCGATAAGGTCAAAAATTTGTTTGACAAGAAATTTTTCACAGGCGACCTAGGTGAAGTTTTCTTGGATTTAGACGAAGGCAAACCATCACTTTTTGTTGGCCTTGGCAAGATGGCCGATTACAGCCTCGACAATATGAAGATTGCAGGCCTCAAAGCTGGACAAAAGCTAGCCAAAATCGGTGCAGAAAAAGTTATGTTAAAATTCTGCTCCAAGGCAGAAGACAAAAACGAACAAGTCCTAGCAGTTCTGGAAGGGATTTTAAACTCAACCTATTCTTTCGACAACTACAAGTCAAAGAAATCTGACCCATGCAAGCTCTCTGAAATTAATATCTGTCCAAAATGCGCAGAAAATTTGAAGGATGCAGACATCAATGAGCTCCTAGACAAATGGGCAGGCATTGTATTTGCAAGGGATTTGGTAAACACTCCTGCAAATGATATGACCCCATCAATCTTGGCAGAAAACGCCCAAAGCTTAAAAGAACTTGGCGTTGATGTAAAAGTTTACGGACAAAAAGAAATCGAAGGCTTTGACATGAAGGCCTATCTATCAGTGGCCAGAGGATCAAATGAAGAGCCAAAACTAATCGTTATGGAATATATGAAGGGCGAAGGCGCTCCAATCGTTTTAGTCGGCAAGGGTTTAACTTACGACTCAGGCGGATACAGCTTGAAGCCATCAGACGGTATGAAGACAATGAAATCAGACATGGGCGGATCAGCTGCAGTAATCGGTGCTATGAAGGCCATTGCAAAGTCAGGTCTAAAGAAAAACGTGGTTGCCATTGTAGCAGCTTGCGAAAATATGCTTGACGGCGGAGCCTACAAACCTGGCGACATTATCGGATCAATGAAGGGTCTTACCATCGAAGTTGACAACACAGACGCAGAAGGCCGCTTGACCTTAGCAGACGCTGTCCACTACGGAGAAAAAAATTACAAGCCAAAGATGATAATCGACCTGGCAACACTTACAGGCGCTTGCCTAGTTGCAGTGGGTCAGCATTACTCAGGAGTTATCGGCAGATGTGACAAGTGCATTAACACTGTTCTTGACGCAGCCAAGGCCGAAGGCGAAAAAGCTTGGGGCCTACCATACGGCAAAGACTTCCAAGAATTAAATAAATCTGAAATCGCTGACATCAAAAACACAGGCGGCAGATTTGGCGGATCATCATCAGCCGGTGAATTCGTTGGTGCCTTCCTAGAGCCAAGTACTCCATGGGCCCACGTAGACATAGCAGGACCAGCCTTTAACTCAGCTCCATACAGATACGAACCAGCAGGCGCAACCGGCCACATGGTAAAAACATTATATAGAATTGTAAAGGAGTCATAA
- a CDS encoding substrate-binding domain-containing protein — MKNLKLTIIAIALALALVFVGCGKKDDTAKTDTKTETKTEEKTETKTEEKEEKKEEAPAEFKGAINVVSREVGSGTRGAFTEITKIITKNDKGEEVDQTTIEATIANATDAVVTTVSGDKAAIGYISLASLNDSVKALKVDGAMATPEEIVAGKYPIARPFMLAYKEAELSDLAKDFLKFCMSVEGQKIVEEDGCIPVETSESYTPAKMSGTLTIAGSTSVTPLMEKLVDAYKALNPDFKADIQATGSGAGIKSATEGICDIGMSSRALKPEEEENLDDLVLARDGIAVIVNNENPIDELTVDQIRSIYTGETANWEEVK, encoded by the coding sequence ATGAAGAATTTAAAATTAACAATTATTGCAATCGCACTTGCCCTTGCACTTGTATTTGTAGGATGTGGCAAAAAAGATGACACAGCAAAGACAGATACCAAGACAGAAACGAAGACAGAAGAAAAAACAGAAACAAAAACAGAAGAAAAAGAAGAAAAGAAAGAAGAAGCCCCAGCAGAATTTAAGGGCGCTATCAATGTAGTAAGCAGAGAAGTTGGTTCAGGTACACGTGGTGCCTTCACAGAAATCACCAAGATCATTACAAAGAACGACAAGGGTGAAGAGGTTGACCAAACAACAATCGAAGCTACAATCGCTAACGCAACAGACGCTGTTGTAACTACAGTTTCAGGCGACAAGGCAGCTATCGGTTACATCTCACTAGCATCTCTAAACGATTCAGTTAAGGCTCTTAAGGTTGACGGCGCTATGGCTACACCAGAAGAAATTGTTGCTGGCAAATATCCAATCGCTCGTCCATTCATGCTTGCTTATAAGGAAGCTGAACTTTCAGACCTAGCAAAAGACTTTTTGAAATTCTGCATGAGCGTTGAAGGACAAAAAATTGTTGAAGAAGATGGCTGTATCCCAGTTGAAACAAGTGAATCTTACACACCAGCTAAAATGTCAGGTACACTTACAATCGCTGGTTCAACATCAGTTACTCCACTTATGGAAAAACTTGTTGACGCTTACAAGGCTCTAAACCCAGATTTCAAAGCTGACATCCAAGCAACAGGCTCAGGCGCAGGTATTAAATCAGCTACAGAAGGCATTTGTGACATCGGCATGAGCTCACGTGCTCTCAAACCAGAAGAAGAAGAAAACCTAGACGACCTAGTACTTGCTAGAGACGGTATCGCTGTTATCGTCAACAATGAAAACCCAATTGACGAACTCACTGTTGACCAAATCAGATCTATATACACTGGCGAAACAGCTAATTGGGAAGAAGTAAAGTAA
- the pstC gene encoding phosphate ABC transporter permease subunit PstC, whose product MKRKDYKENIMKGIFMMASAISVVAFLFICYFIFKNGVPFIGKVGVKEFLFGTNWNPGLNPPSYGILPMIFGSFYITILAALIGVPIAIFSAIFLTWEANGRLHRFLKPMVDLMAGVPSIVYGFFALQIIVPLIRIIFPDSKGTSILAAGILLAIMILPTIISIAEASLRAVSKSYYEASVALGASHSRTIMKIMVPAARSGLFAAIILGIGRAIGETMAVVLVAGNQARITYDITKGIRTMTTNVVLEMAYSSGDHQLALIATATVLFVFILLINGAFLILKNKGASNGK is encoded by the coding sequence ATGAAGAGGAAAGACTATAAAGAAAACATAATGAAGGGCATATTTATGATGGCTTCAGCAATTTCTGTTGTAGCCTTCCTCTTCATTTGTTATTTCATCTTTAAAAACGGGGTTCCATTTATTGGAAAGGTGGGTGTCAAAGAATTTCTCTTTGGGACGAACTGGAATCCTGGTTTAAACCCACCATCATATGGGATTTTACCAATGATCTTCGGATCATTTTATATTACAATTTTGGCAGCCTTGATTGGAGTTCCAATTGCAATTTTTTCAGCAATTTTTTTAACCTGGGAAGCAAACGGCAGGCTCCACAGGTTCTTAAAGCCAATGGTAGACTTGATGGCAGGTGTGCCTTCAATTGTATACGGTTTTTTTGCCCTACAAATAATCGTGCCCCTGATTAGAATTATATTTCCAGATTCAAAGGGCACCAGCATTTTGGCAGCGGGCATCCTCCTTGCCATTATGATTTTGCCAACCATTATTTCAATCGCAGAGGCGTCCCTCAGAGCAGTGTCAAAAAGTTATTACGAGGCAAGCGTTGCCCTGGGAGCCAGCCACTCGCGTACCATTATGAAGATAATGGTCCCTGCAGCTAGGAGCGGACTTTTTGCCGCAATAATCCTTGGCATTGGCCGGGCCATCGGAGAAACTATGGCTGTCGTCTTAGTAGCGGGCAACCAAGCGCGGATCACCTATGACATTACCAAGGGCATCAGGACCATGACCACAAATGTAGTTTTGGAAATGGCCTACTCATCAGGTGACCACCAGTTGGCCTTGATTGCTACAGCTACGGTTCTCTTCGTTTTTATTCTTTTGATAAATGGCGCATTTTTGATTCTTAAGAACAAGGGGGCTTCAAATGGAAAATAA
- the pstA gene encoding phosphate ABC transporter permease PstA codes for MENNIYNEKNLADPAIRASKIMEENKVTGKRKSVGYTIMTSFSIIFAVGILLFIIGYVSVRGIPYLKPSLFSFKYTSENVSMMPAMVTTIFMVVSSIIISSIIGISTAIYLVEYAKPGSKFVQVIRIVTETLAGIPSIAYGLFGYLFFGIALQFGYSFLSGLLTICIMILPPIVRSTEEALLSVDKSYREGSFALGAGHLRTIFKIVLPTAMPGILSGVILAIGRVVGETAALLYTLGSSTNIPKTPLESGSTLALHMYKLSSEVRHTGEAFATGFILLLIVFLLNFVSGKLAKKLGGD; via the coding sequence ATGGAAAATAATATTTACAATGAAAAAAATCTAGCCGACCCTGCCATTCGGGCTTCAAAAATTATGGAGGAAAACAAGGTCACAGGCAAAAGAAAATCTGTAGGCTACACTATTATGACCTCATTTTCAATAATATTTGCGGTGGGCATACTCTTATTTATAATTGGATATGTAAGTGTAAGGGGGATTCCTTATCTCAAGCCCTCACTCTTTTCATTTAAATACACCAGTGAAAACGTTTCCATGATGCCGGCCATGGTCACGACAATTTTTATGGTTGTATCTTCAATAATAATTTCATCTATAATTGGAATTTCGACCGCAATTTATTTGGTAGAATACGCCAAGCCAGGTTCAAAATTTGTTCAAGTGATTAGGATCGTAACGGAAACTTTGGCAGGTATTCCATCAATTGCCTACGGCCTCTTCGGATATTTGTTTTTTGGTATAGCCCTACAATTTGGCTACAGTTTTTTATCAGGCCTTTTAACAATCTGCATTATGATTTTGCCACCCATTGTAAGGTCGACTGAAGAAGCCCTGCTAAGTGTCGATAAGTCCTACAGGGAAGGGTCATTCGCCTTGGGTGCTGGCCACCTCAGGACAATCTTTAAAATAGTTTTGCCAACAGCTATGCCTGGAATTTTATCTGGTGTTATATTAGCCATTGGCAGAGTGGTTGGAGAAACTGCGGCCCTTTTATACACCTTGGGGTCCAGTACAAATATTCCAAAAACTCCATTGGAAAGTGGGTCAACCCTCGCCCTTCACATGTACAAGCTTTCCAGTGAAGTTAGACACACAGGTGAGGCCTTTGCAACGGGCTTTATCTTATTATTAATTGTATTTTTACTAAACTTTGTATCGGGCAAACTTGCCAAGAAATTAGGAGGAGATTAG
- the pstB gene encoding phosphate ABC transporter ATP-binding protein PstB has protein sequence MTKISVSNLNLYYGDFHAVHDLSLEVEENEILAFIGPSGCGKSSTLKCLNRMNDLVIGSRVEGKILLDGEDIYDPKYNVNYLRKRVGMVFQAPNPFPISIFDNIAYGPRTHGVKNKRDLEEIVEHSLKQAAIWDEVKDKLYKNARELSGGQQQRLCIARALAVQPEVILMDEPTSALDPISTGKIEDLALELKESYTIVIVTHNIAQASRITDRTAFFLNGDLIEVSPTQEMFENPRDKRTEDYITGRFG, from the coding sequence TTGACTAAGATAAGTGTTTCAAATTTAAATTTATATTACGGAGACTTTCACGCAGTCCACGACTTGAGCTTGGAAGTTGAGGAAAACGAAATCCTCGCCTTTATAGGCCCATCTGGCTGCGGCAAGAGCTCCACATTAAAATGTTTAAATAGGATGAATGACCTGGTTATCGGGTCAAGGGTAGAGGGGAAAATTTTGTTGGATGGCGAAGACATCTACGACCCCAAATATAATGTAAACTATTTAAGAAAAAGAGTAGGCATGGTCTTCCAAGCGCCAAACCCTTTTCCTATTAGTATTTTTGATAACATCGCCTACGGGCCAAGGACCCACGGCGTAAAAAATAAAAGAGACCTGGAAGAAATTGTAGAGCATTCTCTAAAGCAAGCTGCTATTTGGGACGAAGTCAAAGACAAGCTCTACAAAAACGCCAGAGAACTTTCAGGCGGCCAACAGCAAAGGCTTTGCATTGCTCGGGCCTTGGCGGTCCAGCCAGAGGTCATCCTCATGGACGAACCAACTTCAGCCCTCGACCCAATTTCAACGGGCAAGATCGAAGACCTTGCACTGGAATTAAAAGAGAGCTATACTATAGTTATAGTAACCCACAACATAGCCCAAGCAAGTAGGATTACAGATAGGACAGCCTTTTTCTTAAACGGCGACTTGATCGAAGTAAGTCCTACTCAAGAAATGTTTGAAAATCCTAGAGACAAGAGGACAGAAGATTATATTACCGGGAGGTTTGGTTAA
- the phoU gene encoding phosphate signaling complex protein PhoU: MTTLTKEIGQLKQDLINMGAFVEANVRDTFVALDQNNKKMLDEIIAKDRRTDAMEKEIESKCLRLLVTHSPRAKDFRTIASVLKIITDLERIGDHTEDIAEIQKLMPDQKIPFDYPILENMYLTVQDMLRISMDAFVAEDVRLAEDQDAKDDIVDEDFLKVRANIINIIKEGKYDPELALDFLQIAKYVERIGDHAENIAEWVVYAETGTHPSLKEYNDDQDILR; this comes from the coding sequence ATGACAACTCTTACAAAAGAAATTGGTCAATTAAAACAAGATTTGATAAATATGGGCGCCTTTGTAGAAGCAAATGTGCGTGATACTTTTGTGGCCCTTGACCAAAATAATAAAAAAATGTTGGATGAAATTATAGCAAAGGACAGACGGACGGATGCCATGGAAAAGGAAATCGAGTCCAAGTGCTTAAGGTTATTGGTAACTCATAGTCCGCGGGCCAAGGATTTTAGAACTATAGCATCTGTCTTAAAAATAATTACCGACCTGGAAAGAATCGGTGACCACACAGAAGACATTGCAGAAATTCAAAAGCTCATGCCTGACCAAAAGATTCCCTTTGACTACCCGATTTTAGAAAATATGTATCTGACAGTCCAAGATATGCTTAGGATAAGTATGGATGCCTTTGTAGCTGAAGATGTGCGACTGGCCGAAGACCAAGACGCCAAGGACGACATAGTCGACGAAGACTTCCTCAAGGTCAGGGCAAATATTATTAATATTATAAAAGAAGGTAAATACGATCCAGAGCTTGCCCTAGATTTTTTGCAAATAGCCAAGTATGTCGAAAGAATTGGCGACCACGCTGAAAACATTGCCGAATGGGTGGTGTATGCAGAGACGGGTACTCATCCATCGTTAAAGGAGTACAATGATGACCAAGATATTTTGCGTTGA
- a CDS encoding response regulator transcription factor: MTKIFCVEDDKSIRDLIIYALSNEGFEVKGFEDFKSMRKGLEGETPDLFLLDIMLPGEDGLFILDWLRHNSYKDTPAIMLTAKDHEIDKVKGLDLGADDYITKPFSILELCARVRAILRRVSQDDSTIIEANGIRIDKISRRVYVDDREIELTYKEFELLAYLVQNKGIVLSRDKIMSEIWGFDFEGESRTVDVHIAFLRQKLDKKGQYIKTIRNVGYKMEDR; this comes from the coding sequence ATGACCAAGATATTTTGCGTTGAGGACGACAAGAGCATTAGAGATTTAATTATTTATGCACTTTCAAACGAGGGTTTCGAAGTCAAGGGCTTTGAAGATTTCAAGTCCATGAGAAAGGGCTTGGAAGGAGAGACCCCAGACTTATTTTTGCTTGACATAATGCTGCCAGGCGAAGACGGTTTATTTATCTTAGACTGGCTCAGGCACAATTCCTACAAGGATACACCTGCTATCATGCTAACGGCCAAGGACCACGAGATCGACAAGGTCAAGGGCCTGGACTTGGGCGCAGATGATTACATTACCAAGCCATTTTCGATTTTGGAACTCTGTGCCAGAGTGCGGGCAATTTTAAGGCGGGTTTCCCAAGATGACTCGACCATTATCGAGGCAAACGGCATCCGCATTGACAAGATTTCCAGACGGGTTTATGTGGACGATAGGGAAATCGAACTCACTTACAAGGAATTCGAACTCCTGGCCTACCTGGTCCAAAACAAGGGCATAGTTTTAAGCAGAGACAAGATTATGTCTGAGATTTGGGGCTTTGATTTTGAAGGCGAATCCAGAACGGTCGACGTCCACATTGCATTTTTAAGGCAAAAGTTGGATAAAAAAGGTCAGTATATAAAGACCATTAGAAATGTTGGATACAAAATGGAGGACAGATGA